One genomic segment of Synechocystis sp. LKSZ1 includes these proteins:
- a CDS encoding fimbria/pilus outer membrane usher protein — translation MTPKTAISPILLILASLLVPTPAQADLPPNSNPNPSPDINPSPNPAPTPSDNTDELFERVFKRPKPTGVQRVIVPFYINDLEQGQIVIFVSLGGNNNLQMTGATLLKKMAEYARPDIQARLESLVDQSGNLTLAALQSTGLNATFNEQSLELRILIPPNLRKTIVYGSGNSRVPKEAANALRPSNLSAFINLRGTQLYAWDGDSQNLGRQPLNLGLEGAINYQGWVLEGSGSFAEQSNNPWTRADIRLVKDDPDNAMRYVFGDLFSTIRGYQSFVPLAGAAIVRNFSLQPYLTTLPTGQFDFFLDQPSKVEIFVNGLLRQTLQLPAGPQDIRDFSLNAGLNNITLKITDNVGQVREVAFSAPLAYDLLEEGLNQFALVAGVPAYTQNGVRSYDTTRPIVGGFYRQGITKTLTLGGYLQVAGAQQVIGTEGTLATDFGNIGWDAAISNSPGGFDHAFRLRYQYLALGGNQVNLPTFGLEMEYLGPYFQRFGNLSIGNPFNIFNNSTNNIDWNFGANYGQTLFDGLGLNLNLGYQIGSFGQPNAYRAAVGLTRNLGNGWQLNLTLNNRRSQAGDQETQLLVNLLQTSQFQSLTIRNGLSSQQEQASEITWSSRSPAQYNSVNTTLALRENPQPSYTGARLGLNYRGFVADVNLNHDYDQSQQGTNLSFGTALVYADGHFGWTRPVTDSFVIVSRNDNFANQLVGVNPGLYGYVAEASSFGPAVVPDLSSYTVTTLRVDAPNMPLGYDLGKTVYSLLPSYKSGTVITVGTEATVFLRGILQDSQGKPISLQAGQVTSLSDPSWEPVSLFTNKVGRFALLGLKPGRYELTLFTTPSQSVQFEIPENQTGIYDLGQLTIRN, via the coding sequence ATGACACCGAAAACGGCGATCTCCCCTATTCTCCTCATTCTAGCCAGCCTTCTTGTTCCAACTCCCGCCCAAGCAGACCTTCCCCCTAATAGCAATCCCAACCCATCACCCGACATCAATCCCAGCCCCAATCCTGCCCCGACCCCAAGCGACAATACCGATGAGCTGTTTGAGCGCGTTTTTAAGCGGCCGAAACCAACGGGAGTACAACGGGTTATTGTTCCTTTTTATATTAATGATCTAGAGCAAGGACAAATAGTTATTTTTGTTTCCTTGGGGGGAAATAATAATCTGCAAATGACGGGGGCCACCCTCTTAAAAAAGATGGCCGAGTATGCCCGTCCCGATATTCAAGCCCGACTGGAAAGCTTAGTCGATCAGAGTGGTAATTTAACCCTCGCGGCCCTGCAATCTACTGGCCTAAATGCCACCTTTAATGAACAATCCCTAGAATTACGGATTCTTATTCCGCCCAATCTTCGTAAAACTATTGTCTATGGCTCTGGTAATTCTCGGGTTCCCAAGGAAGCGGCCAATGCCCTACGTCCGAGTAACTTGAGTGCTTTTATTAATCTGCGGGGAACTCAACTTTATGCTTGGGACGGAGATAGTCAAAATCTGGGGCGACAACCACTCAATCTGGGTTTAGAGGGGGCTATTAATTACCAAGGTTGGGTCTTGGAAGGGAGCGGCAGTTTTGCAGAACAAAGTAATAATCCGTGGACAAGGGCGGATATTCGTTTAGTCAAAGATGATCCGGATAATGCCATGCGCTATGTCTTTGGCGATCTGTTTAGTACGATACGGGGTTATCAAAGTTTTGTTCCTTTAGCAGGGGCGGCCATCGTCCGTAATTTTTCCCTTCAGCCCTACCTGACAACCCTACCGACCGGACAATTTGATTTTTTTCTAGACCAACCTTCTAAGGTGGAAATTTTTGTCAACGGCCTTCTGCGCCAAACCCTTCAACTCCCCGCAGGGCCCCAGGATATTCGTGATTTTTCTCTCAATGCGGGTTTGAATAATATCACCCTCAAAATTACCGATAATGTGGGTCAAGTACGAGAGGTCGCTTTTTCTGCCCCCTTAGCCTACGATCTTCTAGAAGAAGGGTTAAACCAATTTGCCCTTGTTGCTGGCGTTCCTGCCTATACCCAGAACGGAGTGAGAAGTTATGACACAACTCGCCCTATTGTGGGTGGCTTTTATCGTCAAGGTATTACCAAAACCTTAACGTTGGGGGGATATCTTCAGGTCGCAGGAGCACAACAGGTAATTGGGACAGAAGGAACGTTAGCGACGGACTTCGGCAATATTGGTTGGGATGCGGCGATATCCAATAGTCCCGGTGGTTTCGATCATGCGTTTCGACTGCGCTATCAATACCTGGCCCTCGGCGGTAATCAGGTTAATTTACCCACCTTTGGGCTAGAAATGGAGTATCTCGGCCCCTATTTTCAGCGCTTCGGTAATCTTAGTATTGGGAATCCTTTTAATATTTTCAATAACTCAACCAATAATATTGACTGGAATTTTGGCGCAAATTATGGACAAACCCTATTTGATGGTCTAGGTCTTAATCTCAATTTAGGTTATCAAATTGGCAGTTTTGGTCAGCCCAATGCCTACAGAGCAGCGGTCGGTTTAACCCGTAATTTAGGCAATGGCTGGCAGTTAAATCTCACCCTGAATAATCGTCGAAGCCAGGCGGGAGATCAAGAAACTCAACTGTTGGTTAATCTATTGCAAACGTCTCAATTTCAGTCTCTGACGATTAGAAATGGCCTCAGTAGCCAACAGGAACAGGCCAGCGAAATCACCTGGAGTTCCCGCAGTCCCGCTCAATATAATAGTGTTAATACTACCCTGGCTCTTAGAGAGAATCCCCAACCCAGTTATACTGGCGCACGACTAGGACTGAATTATCGCGGCTTTGTAGCAGATGTTAATCTTAATCATGATTATGACCAATCTCAACAGGGAACGAATTTAAGCTTTGGCACCGCTCTAGTTTATGCCGATGGACATTTTGGCTGGACACGGCCTGTCACCGATAGTTTTGTTATTGTTTCCCGTAATGATAATTTTGCTAACCAATTGGTGGGGGTTAATCCGGGTCTTTATGGATATGTGGCCGAAGCGAGTTCCTTTGGCCCTGCCGTGGTTCCGGATTTGAGTTCTTATACAGTTACAACCCTGCGGGTCGATGCACCAAATATGCCCTTGGGCTACGACCTCGGGAAAACGGTCTATAGCCTGTTGCCCAGTTATAAAAGTGGAACGGTTATTACGGTGGGGACAGAGGCCACGGTCTTTCTGCGGGGAATCCTACAAGATAGCCAAGGTAAACCGATTAGTTTGCAGGCAGGACAGGTGACATCCCTCAGCGATCCCAGTTGGGAACCCGTCTCGCTTTTTACTAACAAAGTAGGCAGATTTGCACTACTGGGCCTAAAGCCGGGTCGTTATGAGTTAACGCTTTTTACGACTCCCTCCCAATCTGTTCAGTTTGAGATTCCGGAAAACCAAACTGGAATTTACGATTTAGGCCAATTAACCATTAGAAATTGA
- the cphA gene encoding cyanophycin synthetase, which produces MKILKTLTLRGPNYWSIRRPKLIVMRLDLEDLAEKPSHEIPGFYEGLVASLPTLIEHYCSPGYRGGFLERVQTGTYMGHIVEHIALELQELAGMTAGFGRTRETATPGVYNVVFEYVDEQAGRYAGRAAVRLCQALVETGRYPVEELERDLADLRDLYANSALGPSTETIVTEAEARQIPWMHLSARAMVQLGYGIYQQRIQATLSSHSSILGVELACDKEGTKTILQNAGIPVPKGTTIQYFEDLEEAINDVGGYPIVIKPLDGNHGRGITIDIRNWNQATAAYDLASEESKSRSIIVERFYKGSDHRVLVINGKLVAVAERIPAHVIGNGRSTIAELIEETNQDPNRGEGHDNVLTKIVINKTALDVLERQGFRLETVLESGEIAYLRATANLSTGGIAVDRTDEIHPENVWLMERVAKVIGLDICGIDVVTTDITKPVRDTEGVIVEVNAAPGFRMHVAPSRGLPRNVAAPVLDMLFPPGTPSRIPILAVTGTNGKTTTTRLIAHIYRQTGKTVGYTSTDAIYINEYLVEKGDNTGPYSAGIILRDPTVEVAVLETARGGILRSGLAFDTCDVGVVLNVAADHLGQGDINSIEQMARVKSVVAEVVNAQGYAVLNADDPLVTAMADNIKAKVAYFSMTPDNPIIQDHVRRDGIAAVYENGYLSILEGSWTLRIEQALQVPMTMGGMAPFMIANALAACLAAFVHGVDIEVIRQGIRTFRPSAEQTPGRMNLFNLGDYHALVDYAHNPAGYNAVGEFVRNWQGQRLGVVGGPGDRRDEDLIELGQIAARVFDRIIVKEDEDKRGREPGEVADLIAKGIVQTRPDLPYETILSEVEALETGLNTVEKQGLVVIFPESVSRAISVIKNRGLKV; this is translated from the coding sequence ATGAAAATCCTAAAAACCCTCACCCTACGTGGCCCTAACTACTGGAGTATTCGACGCCCCAAGTTGATTGTGATGCGTCTGGATTTAGAAGACCTAGCCGAGAAGCCTTCCCATGAAATTCCGGGGTTCTACGAGGGCCTGGTGGCTTCCCTCCCCACTCTGATTGAGCACTATTGTTCACCGGGCTACCGGGGGGGCTTTTTAGAGCGGGTACAGACGGGCACCTACATGGGACATATTGTGGAGCACATTGCCCTAGAGTTACAGGAATTGGCAGGGATGACCGCAGGGTTTGGGCGTACGCGGGAAACGGCGACCCCAGGGGTCTATAACGTTGTCTTTGAATACGTCGATGAGCAGGCGGGGCGCTATGCTGGGCGGGCTGCTGTCCGCCTCTGTCAGGCCTTAGTGGAAACGGGACGTTATCCAGTCGAGGAGTTGGAACGAGATTTAGCCGACCTCCGAGACCTCTACGCTAATTCGGCTTTAGGGCCTAGCACTGAAACGATTGTGACCGAAGCCGAGGCCCGACAAATTCCGTGGATGCACCTCAGTGCCCGCGCCATGGTGCAATTGGGCTATGGGATCTATCAGCAACGCATCCAGGCTACCCTTAGTTCCCATTCCAGCATCCTGGGGGTTGAGCTGGCCTGTGACAAGGAAGGGACTAAAACCATCCTGCAAAATGCGGGTATTCCCGTTCCCAAGGGAACAACAATCCAATATTTTGAAGACTTGGAAGAAGCTATTAACGATGTCGGCGGTTATCCCATTGTGATCAAGCCCCTAGACGGCAATCACGGCCGCGGCATCACCATTGATATCCGTAATTGGAATCAGGCCACCGCCGCCTACGATCTGGCCAGCGAAGAATCCAAAAGCCGTTCCATTATCGTTGAACGTTTTTATAAAGGCAGCGACCACCGGGTTCTGGTGATTAATGGCAAATTGGTCGCCGTGGCCGAGCGCATTCCGGCCCACGTTATCGGTAATGGCCGTTCCACCATCGCTGAACTGATCGAAGAAACTAACCAAGACCCCAATCGCGGCGAGGGCCATGACAACGTCCTTACCAAAATCGTAATCAACAAAACGGCCCTGGACGTTCTAGAGCGTCAGGGTTTTCGCCTGGAAACCGTGCTGGAATCCGGGGAAATTGCCTACCTACGGGCCACGGCTAACCTGAGTACTGGGGGTATTGCGGTGGATCGCACCGATGAAATTCATCCCGAAAACGTCTGGTTGATGGAACGGGTGGCCAAGGTGATTGGCCTGGATATTTGCGGCATTGATGTGGTGACCACAGACATCACCAAACCCGTGCGAGACACGGAAGGGGTGATTGTAGAAGTGAATGCCGCTCCCGGTTTTCGCATGCACGTGGCCCCCAGTCGTGGCCTACCCCGCAATGTGGCGGCGCCGGTGTTGGATATGCTGTTTCCTCCCGGTACCCCCAGCCGCATCCCCATCCTCGCCGTTACCGGTACTAACGGGAAAACCACCACAACGCGCCTGATTGCCCATATCTACCGACAAACCGGCAAAACAGTCGGTTATACCAGTACGGATGCCATTTATATCAATGAATATTTAGTAGAAAAGGGCGACAATACTGGGCCCTACAGTGCCGGGATCATCCTGCGAGACCCGACGGTGGAAGTGGCAGTACTAGAAACAGCACGGGGCGGCATTTTACGCTCCGGCCTGGCCTTTGATACCTGTGATGTCGGGGTGGTGCTCAATGTGGCGGCCGACCATCTGGGGCAGGGGGATATTAATAGCATCGAGCAGATGGCCCGAGTCAAAAGCGTGGTAGCAGAGGTGGTTAATGCCCAGGGTTATGCGGTGCTCAATGCCGATGATCCCCTGGTGACGGCCATGGCCGATAACATCAAGGCCAAGGTGGCCTATTTCTCCATGACCCCCGATAATCCCATTATTCAAGACCATGTCCGACGGGATGGTATTGCCGCCGTTTACGAAAATGGTTATCTCTCCATCCTAGAAGGCTCTTGGACACTACGCATTGAACAGGCCCTCCAGGTTCCCATGACCATGGGCGGCATGGCCCCCTTTATGATTGCCAATGCCCTCGCCGCCTGTCTTGCGGCCTTTGTGCATGGGGTTGATATTGAAGTAATTCGCCAAGGGATTCGCACCTTCCGGCCCTCGGCGGAGCAGACCCCTGGCCGCATGAATTTATTTAACCTAGGAGATTACCATGCCCTGGTGGATTATGCCCATAACCCGGCTGGCTACAATGCGGTTGGGGAGTTTGTGCGCAATTGGCAGGGCCAACGGTTAGGTGTTGTTGGTGGCCCTGGCGACCGTCGGGATGAAGATTTAATTGAACTGGGCCAGATCGCGGCACGGGTTTTTGACCGCATCATTGTCAAGGAAGATGAGGATAAACGGGGCCGGGAACCGGGAGAAGTGGCGGATCTGATCGCCAAAGGTATTGTTCAGACTCGCCCGGATTTACCCTACGAAACCATCCTCTCGGAAGTCGAGGCCCTGGAAACAGGACTCAATACAGTAGAAAAACAAGGCCTGGTGGTTATTTTTCCGGAAAGCGTCAGCCGGGCCATCTCGGTGATCAAAAATCGAGGTCTTAAAGTCTAG
- a CDS encoding cyanophycinase — protein MSFPTKTAILIIGGAEDKVNGREILQTFWARSGGSEAKIAIIPSASREPVLIGDRYQQIFDSMGTQLIKVLDIRDRAQGEDPYFQAFVEECTGVFLTGGDQLRLCELLADTPLMHRIRQRAQQGEISLAGTSAGAAVMGHHMIAGGSSGEWPNRSLVDMSLGLGIIPEIIVDQHFHNRNRMARLLSAMSGHPELLGLGIDEDTCALFEQDGIVRVIGQGTVTFVDAREMSYSNAGLVEAANPLSLHNLRVHILSQGDAYHLKYHRPMTQRES, from the coding sequence ATGTCTTTTCCCACTAAAACGGCCATCCTGATCATTGGGGGGGCCGAGGATAAAGTTAATGGCAGAGAGATCCTACAGACATTCTGGGCACGGTCTGGGGGCAGTGAAGCAAAAATTGCCATTATTCCCTCCGCCTCACGGGAACCGGTATTGATTGGAGACCGCTACCAACAAATTTTTGATAGCATGGGCACCCAACTGATTAAGGTGCTAGATATCCGGGATCGCGCCCAGGGAGAAGACCCCTACTTCCAGGCCTTTGTGGAGGAATGCACGGGGGTTTTTTTAACGGGGGGAGACCAACTGCGCCTCTGTGAACTCCTGGCTGATACGCCGTTGATGCACCGTATCCGTCAACGGGCCCAACAGGGAGAAATTAGCCTAGCAGGAACCAGTGCGGGAGCGGCCGTTATGGGACACCACATGATTGCGGGGGGCAGTAGCGGAGAATGGCCCAATCGGTCTCTAGTGGATATGTCCCTGGGCCTGGGGATTATTCCCGAGATTATCGTTGACCAACATTTTCACAATCGCAATCGCATGGCCCGCTTGTTAAGTGCGATGTCTGGCCATCCGGAACTGCTCGGCCTAGGGATTGATGAAGATACCTGCGCTCTCTTTGAACAAGACGGCATTGTCCGCGTCATTGGCCAGGGAACAGTCACCTTCGTTGACGCAAGGGAAATGAGTTATTCCAACGCCGGTCTGGTGGAAGCCGCGAACCCCTTAAGCTTACATAACCTGCGGGTTCATATTCTGTCCCAGGGAGATGCCTATCATTTAAAGTACCATCGTCCTATGACCCAGCGTGAATCATAA
- the trmD gene encoding tRNA (guanosine(37)-N1)-methyltransferase TrmD: protein MQIDIITLFPDFFTSPLQSGLLGKALAKGIADVSLTNPRDFTTDRHHKVDDEPYGGGVGMVLKPEPIFAAVESLAVLPQREVILLTPQGQTMNQALFQDLATYDQLVLICGHYEGVDERVCHLVTREVSLGDFVLTCGEIPALALINGVIRLLPGTVGKEESLKAESFEAGLLDYPHYTRPANFRGWEVPPVLLSGNHQAIAEWRYQQQKQRTQQRRPDLWQCWLQASKTASTTAHDGDNF from the coding sequence GTGCAGATTGATATTATTACCCTTTTTCCCGATTTTTTTACCTCGCCGTTGCAGTCTGGCCTGCTGGGCAAGGCCTTAGCCAAGGGCATTGCCGACGTGTCGTTAACAAACCCCCGCGACTTTACCACCGACCGACACCACAAAGTTGATGATGAACCCTACGGCGGGGGGGTTGGCATGGTTTTAAAGCCCGAACCCATTTTTGCGGCGGTGGAATCCCTGGCGGTTTTACCCCAACGGGAGGTGATTCTGCTCACTCCCCAGGGCCAAACGATGAATCAGGCTTTGTTTCAGGATCTGGCAACCTACGACCAATTGGTGTTGATCTGCGGCCATTACGAAGGGGTGGATGAGCGGGTTTGCCATCTGGTTACCCGTGAGGTTTCCCTGGGGGATTTTGTACTGACCTGTGGTGAAATTCCGGCCCTGGCCCTGATCAATGGCGTGATCCGACTGTTACCCGGTACTGTCGGTAAAGAGGAATCCCTCAAGGCCGAGAGTTTTGAAGCGGGCCTGCTAGACTATCCCCACTACACCCGGCCCGCTAATTTTCGGGGCTGGGAGGTTCCCCCAGTACTTTTGTCAGGCAATCACCAGGCCATTGCCGAGTGGCGTTATCAGCAACAAAAGCAACGAACCCAACAGCGTCGCCCTGACTTGTGGCAGTGTTGGCTTCAAGCTTCAAAAACAGCCTCAACCACCGCCCACGATGGTGACAACTTCTAG
- the thiS gene encoding sulfur carrier protein ThiS: MSLSSPASITLWVNGEPCLCPESTLLPDFLHQQGFNSRLIAVEYNGDILHRQYWNQTRLQAGDRLEVVTIVGGG, translated from the coding sequence ATGTCCCTTTCCTCTCCTGCTTCTATAACCCTCTGGGTAAACGGCGAACCTTGTCTTTGTCCAGAATCTACCCTCCTGCCTGACTTCCTCCATCAGCAGGGTTTTAATTCTCGTCTGATTGCAGTGGAATACAACGGTGACATTCTCCATCGCCAGTACTGGAACCAGACCCGACTCCAGGCCGGAGACCGCCTAGAAGTTGTCACCATCGTGGGCGGTGGTTGA
- a CDS encoding SpoIID/LytB domain-containing protein encodes MLKRVSLPSPQIIISLLRDYGLWLIPCLAMATIPLAWRYSAQLAPAPKPDTALAPVPATLPPLSTLPTPSSLLPPVPLAANTNPPTKKTPPVSQAQAATHTVTPTSIPPLPSARPPAAQTAPAPQAVAPQPAYVPPPLEIRVGIARQVPQVVVSTSQQAVLQDRNGGALNTVHANQALTVQANGANLQIDGQSLPGVLWLTPAQGSYVAVGDRWYRGRVLLVSNGNSVIAVNYVDLEHYLTSVVGSEMHANAPAEALKAQAIAARSYALVHMIRPASDWFDLGDNQRWQVYKGLQSEYNTSQQAVLETAGQVLSHQGGVVESLYAATDAIVASVHQGRGMSQLGAYDLAKQGYNYQQILNRYYPGVGLARVILQQ; translated from the coding sequence TTGTTGAAGCGCGTATCCTTGCCCTCTCCCCAAATCATCATTAGCCTCCTCCGTGACTACGGTCTATGGCTAATTCCCTGTCTGGCCATGGCTACTATTCCCCTAGCATGGCGCTATAGTGCTCAACTGGCCCCTGCCCCTAAACCAGATACCGCCCTTGCTCCAGTTCCTGCAACCTTACCTCCCCTCAGTACACTGCCCACGCCTTCTAGCCTGCTTCCCCCCGTCCCCCTGGCCGCTAACACCAATCCTCCCACCAAGAAAACGCCTCCCGTCAGCCAGGCCCAGGCGGCAACCCACACTGTAACCCCAACATCTATCCCCCCTCTACCGTCAGCCCGTCCTCCTGCGGCCCAGACAGCTCCTGCCCCTCAAGCCGTTGCCCCTCAACCTGCTTACGTCCCGCCTCCCCTAGAAATTCGAGTCGGCATTGCCCGCCAAGTCCCCCAGGTAGTGGTTAGCACCTCCCAACAGGCCGTCCTCCAGGATCGTAATGGCGGGGCCTTGAACACGGTTCATGCTAACCAGGCCCTGACCGTCCAGGCCAACGGGGCCAATCTACAAATCGATGGCCAATCCCTTCCGGGTGTTCTCTGGTTGACCCCGGCCCAGGGCAGTTATGTGGCCGTTGGCGATCGTTGGTATCGGGGTCGGGTACTCCTGGTTTCCAATGGTAATAGCGTAATTGCCGTCAACTACGTTGACCTAGAGCATTACCTCACCAGTGTGGTGGGCAGTGAAATGCACGCCAATGCTCCCGCCGAGGCCCTCAAGGCCCAGGCCATCGCCGCCCGTTCCTATGCCTTGGTTCACATGATTCGTCCCGCTAGTGATTGGTTTGACCTCGGCGATAATCAACGCTGGCAAGTCTATAAAGGCCTGCAAAGTGAGTACAATACCTCCCAACAGGCTGTTCTGGAAACAGCGGGTCAAGTCTTGAGCCATCAAGGGGGCGTCGTCGAATCCCTCTATGCTGCCACCGATGCCATTGTTGCCTCTGTCCACCAGGGCCGGGGCATGAGTCAACTGGGGGCCTATGACCTGGCTAAACAGGGCTACAACTACCAACAGATCCTTAATCGCTACTATCCGGGAGTCGGCCTAGCTCGGGTCATCCTCCAGCAATAG
- a CDS encoding ComF family protein gives MVSSFFSLLFQPTCPLCQRRAAALLCENCQAQLYSYRLAQPAQAWSAACPRFIWGQYEGKLKQAIAALKYDRQPALAEWLGFELAEAWLQAFPQRPGPKPVVIPIPLHPQKLKERGFNQAELLARAFCRLTRYPLLAQGLLRVKNTAPLFDLNPQARRAMVAQSLQPGPKLEAVTQPVLLIDDIYTTGATVQEACRALSQASKTFLGLVAMASPP, from the coding sequence ATGGTCAGCAGTTTTTTCTCTCTGCTATTTCAACCCACTTGTCCCCTTTGTCAGCGTCGAGCGGCCGCCTTACTCTGTGAAAATTGCCAGGCTCAACTCTACAGTTACCGGTTGGCCCAACCGGCCCAGGCCTGGTCGGCGGCCTGTCCCCGCTTTATCTGGGGCCAATACGAGGGCAAATTGAAACAGGCCATTGCGGCGCTTAAATATGATCGTCAACCGGCCCTGGCGGAATGGCTAGGCTTTGAGCTGGCCGAAGCCTGGCTCCAGGCCTTTCCCCAGAGGCCAGGGCCAAAACCCGTCGTCATTCCCATTCCCCTCCATCCCCAAAAACTCAAGGAACGGGGCTTTAATCAAGCAGAACTCCTGGCCCGAGCCTTTTGCCGCCTGACCCGCTATCCTCTTCTGGCTCAGGGCCTCCTGCGAGTAAAAAACACAGCCCCGCTGTTTGACCTCAATCCCCAGGCCCGGCGGGCCATGGTTGCCCAATCCCTACAGCCAGGGCCTAAACTGGAAGCCGTGACTCAGCCGGTTCTCCTTATTGATGACATCTATACCACTGGCGCCACCGTCCAAGAAGCCTGTCGGGCCCTGAGCCAAGCCAGCAAAACGTTTTTAGGCTTGGTTGCTATGGCCTCACCCCCTTAA